ATAAGCGCCTCTTCCATCCCGCTGATCCGTCCCCTCGATATTTTTGTGGTTCAAGCAAATATCAACACGATCGCAGCCCACTTTGCGGGGGTACTCACCTCTCTGTGGCTGCTGCGATGGCTTACACGTCCCCATCAATCCTAGGGTCAGGTTCGAGGGGGGGGGTATGCCCCCTCGGGGAGGTAGGGCTGATTCAGCCCCTGGAGACAGGCGATCGCAGCGGCGGTCGTGATCTGAGGAAAATCCACATAGAAACGACCAACACTCCAAAAGGGCTGGGGTGTCCATAACGTGATCACCCGATCGACCCATTGTTGCAGTTGGGGCATCAGTACCCGTGGGGCCACGGGGACACACACCCAGATCTCCGCTGGGGATTGGGTTCGCAAGGATTGAATCGCTGCTGCCATGGTCATGCCTGTGGCAATGCCATCATCAATGACTAGGGCGATCGCCCCCGTCGCACTCAGGTGAGGACAGTAGGGAGCAAACCGACTCGCCTGGAGTTGGGCTTTTTCCTGGGCTTGCAGATAGGCCTGGTTCCAGAGGGGTTGCTCCCAGGGATTCTCTGGAGCTTCCTCTGACCACAGAACCGCCCCATCGGCGGTGAGGGCACCCACCGCTAGCTCTGGGTTCTCTGCGAGGCTAATTTTCTTGGCAACCATCACGACCAAGGGGCAGCGGAGTTTTTTGGCAATGGGTTCCGCCACCAAAATTCCACCTCTGGGTAGGGCATAGAGCACAATCGGTCGGGGAGGAAGGAGCCGTTGCGCCAAGGCAGTCCCAATCGCCGTTGCCAATCGTGTCCCTGCGTCTTGACGATTGCGAAACCGCTCAATCGGTAATTGGGGAGATGATGGCATCGCCGTACCTGGAAATTAAGCTGCTCCTATCATGCCTGATCCGCATTCAGTCCAACAGAATGGGGTTCAAGCGAGAGGCGTTAAATGGCTAACACTGGGTAGCTGCCAAAGCTGTCCAACCGTTCGGTGTAGTCAGCGAGTTCCCCAAGGGCGGTTTGCACGGCGGGGTCGCGGTCGTCTGCTGCCAGATCAATAAAAAACTACATACTCCCCCAGCGATCGCTTGGTGGGGCGCGATTCAATGCGGCTGAGATTGATGCCGAGTTGGGCAAAGATTTGCAGGGCTTTAACGAGGGCACCCGGTTGGTTGGCGGGTAAACTGAAGGCCAATGAGGTATAGCGCTGACCGATCACCGCCTCGGGTTCTAAGGGGGTGGGGTGATTGCCCATCACCCAGAAGCGGGTGCAGTTGTCTGGATTATCGTTAATTGGGCAGGCCAGGATCGGCAAATCATAGAGTTGGGCAGCGCGTTGGGAGGAAATTGCCGCCAGAGTGGCATCTGCTTTTAGCCATTGCAAGGGCTCGGTGGTCGAATTGGTCGGCACCAATTGAGCTGTGGGCAAGTGGGTGTCTAGCCAGCCCTGACATTGGGCTAAGGCTTGGGGATGGGAATAAACAGTTTGGATAGCGGTTAGACGGTCAGCCCCTGAAAGCAAGGCATGGGTAATCGGCAGCACCAAGGCAAACTGAATTTGCAAGGTCTGTAACTGCCAAAGGCTGTCTAGGGTCATGGTGACGCTCCCCTCAAGGGAATTTTCCACCGGCACCACCGCCAGATCGACCTGCTGTTGGGCGACGGCTCGCAGGGTTTGGGCGATGCTGACGTAGGGATGGAGGTTCGATAGCTGATGGGTTTGTTGCTGGAGCCAATGGGCAAAGGCTAAGGCAGCAGCTTCGGCATGGGTGCCTGCGGGACCCAAATGAGCAATGCTGACAGAGCGGTCTTTGACCATCGTGGGGTTCATAGGGGGGATTCCTTAAGGGAGCAGGTCAATTGCACCAGCAATGCAATAATTCTTCTCATTTGTCCCAGCCATTCCAGCCAATAATCTGGGGAAACGAGGTATTTCGCTATAGATTTGCTGCCTTATAACTAGACATGCTGGTGAAGACAGCCGTAGCTAGCCGGTGACGGGATCAACGCTAAGCTTAAAATAAGTTAACAATAGATTTGGACTCAGTCCTGCACTGCTCTTTCCCATCCTCTCATGCACATTCAGTTTGTTGCCTCCCAATCCATTGAAATTGCAGTTCCAGAGGAACCCGTGCCGATTCAGCACTATCTGCGGCAGCCCCAGCGATTGGTACAGGCGCTTGTCGATCCGACACGCCTGGAATCCTTGGGGAGTGACTGCTTCCGGTTAAAGATGCGCCCCCTCAGCTTCTTGATGCTCAGTATCCAGCCAACGGTGGATATGCAGGTCTGGGCAACCTCCGATGGCGTCATTCATCTGCGATCCATTGCCTCTGAAATTCGGGGAGTGGCGTATATTAACCAGCGCTTTGCCTTAAATTTGGTCGGGCAACTGGCCGCAACCCAAGTCCAGGGACAGACCTGTTTGCAGGGTCAGGCTGATCTGACGGTGCATGTAGAACTCCCAACCCCCCTCGATCTGACACCTAAACCGCTGCTGGACGCTACGGGAAACGGGCTGCTCAAAAGTGTGTTGCTGACGATTAAGCAGCGGTTGATGCATCAGTTGCCCCTGGATTATCGCCGCTGGGCAGATAGTCCGACGGAAGTTGCGTTAACAGCTCCCGTTGTGCCGATCATCGGTTAATAGAGGGCATTCTCTTCGACCATCAACCCCCCCCGCTACTGCCTGCCTTGATGACTCAAGTTCAACCCCCTCTGGAATTTATTCCGCCCCGGTTTAACCCAGGGGTGCTGCGTTTGATGCAGTGGCTCTTGCCTGCCTTAATCAGAACCCAGACGGGGATTGAGCAAATTCAAGGCCGTAACGTTGAGCAACTGGTGGATTTATATCAGCAATTTCAAACGGGCAAGGTGCGGTTGATCATGGCCTTTCGCCACCCTAGCACCTACGATCCATTCTGCTTGGCCTACCTATTGGCCCATTTGGTGCCCCAGGGGGCTAGAAAACAGCACGTCCCGCTGCGATCGCCGATTCATGCCCATTTTCTCTACGATCGCGGCATTCCCCTCTGGGCTGGAGAGTGGGCTGGGTGGCTCTACTCCCGCTTAGGTGGGATTTCAATTCAGCGGGGGAAGATAGATCGCCAGGGGTTACGCACTGCTCGGGAGCTGTTTGTTAATGGCACGCTGCCGTTGATTGCCGCCCCAGAAGGAGCCACCAATGGTCATGGCGAGATTATCAGTCCCCTCGAACCAGGCATTGCCCAGTTGGGATTCTGGTGTGTGGAGGATTTGGTCAAGGCCGGACGATCGGAGTCCGTGGTCATTCTCCCGATCGGGATTCAATACCATTACGTGGATGCACCTTGGGAGGCTCTGGATTCGCTATTGCAACAGTTAGAAACCGTTGCCGGAATCAGTTCAGCTTCAGGCTCGGGGTTGCTGGAGGTAAAACTTAATCATCCCGATCCCAGTTGGACTGAACGGGAGGCAGGGCTATATCAACGACTATTGTCCCTGGGGGAACACATTCTCAGCTTGATGGAAGAGTTCTACACCCGGTTTTACCATCAAACGCTGATCCCACCCGTGGCAGCCGAGGCTCCTGTCCTCTCTGGGAATGAGCAATTTGCCCTGCGCCTACAAGTGCTACTGGATGCGGCACTGCGCGTGGCGGAACAGTACTTTGGCTTAATGGCGAAAGGTTCGGTGATCGATCGCTGTCGGCGGTTAGAGCAAGCAGGTTGGGACTGCATCTACCGGGAGGATATCAAGCAGCTAGAGAATCTCTCCCCGTTGGAACGGGGACTGGCCGATGCGATCGCCGCAGAAGCCAGCTTACGGATGTGGCATATGCGTTTGGTGGAGAGCTTTGTCTCGGTGACGGGACGCTATGTACGGGAAAAGCCCACGATCGAGCGCTTTGCTGAAACTACCCTGTTGATGTGGGATCTGGTGACCCGCATTCAGGGTAAAAATCCCTTTGCCCGTCCCAGCCTGGGTAAACAGCAGGTTCAAATTACCATTGGTACCCCAATCTCGGTGAGCGATCGCTGGGATACCTATCAAGCCAATCGTCGCAGCGCGAAACAATCAGTGACCGATCTCACCCAAGATTTACAGACGGCTCTGGAAAGCTTGATCCTCTAGTTAGTGCAGCAGCATGCTAAATTAATTTTTCCAGTTGCCACAGACGTTGCAGGAGTCCCGCGGTGCAGCCGAAGCACAGCAATAACCCAATGGGACTGAACTGAAATGGTGGAACCCCGGCTAAAATCAGAGCCAAGCTACTGCCAGCGGCAATGGTCAGCCAGGTGACCCCCAGCGCAATGGGGCGATCGCACCGTTCTGCGATGAAGGTGACAGGTTTTTTTGAAGGTCTTCACGAGGCTCCAGATCAGGGCGATCGTCAACAAGATCGCGATGGGTAGGAGCAACCAGATAGCAAACTGTAACCAGGCTAGACCTGCACATTGGCGATAGGTCTGGACGGAGCTACAGACAGAACCCTGAGTCACCCAGGTATAAAGTACTGGATAATACACAAGGGTAGCCAATGCCCCTACCCCAGCTGCATTCAGCCAGACTCCAAACAGATACCCAAACACTTTGAACATTACGGGCTGCATCCATAGCAATCCTAAATGATTCGTAACCTAAAATTAGCCTAAAATCCTGACCCAGAAAGAATCAAAATTTACAAGTGACTGAGGACTGCTAGAGTATCTCAGCGGCAACAGAATTGCCAACAGGCGCAATAGTAACTCCTGCGCGATGATCAGCAGTCCAAGCACTAGAAAACCACGGTGGTAGGTCATAATTAACCTACCGCTTTTTGAGTGAAGATGAACGCACCAAAGTGAAAGCTCTGATGGTGGTCGGAACCACATCCCACGCTGGGAAATCGTTGCTCACCGCAGCCCTCTGTCGCATCCTCTGCCGTCGGGGCTGGCGGGTCACCCCCTTTAAAGGGCAAAACATGGCCCTGAATTCCTATGTGACGGCCAGTGGGGGTGAAATTGGCTACGCCCAGGCGGTGCAGGCTTGGGCGGCAGGGGTGGCTCCCCTGGTGGAAATGAACCCGATCTTGCTCAAACCCCAAGGGGATATGACCTCCCAGGTAATCCTCAAAGGCAGAGTCGTAGGCCGTGTTGGAGCAGCTGAGTATTATGAACAATATTTTGATCAGGGCTGGCAGGCGATCACGGAATCGTTGCAACGGCTGGCAGAGGAATTTGATCTGGTGGTCTGTGAGGGGGCAGGCAGTCCGGCGGAGGTAAATCTGAAGCATCGGGATCTGACCAACATGCGGGTGGCCCTGCATCTGCATGCAGCAACTTTACTGGTGGTCGATATCGATCGCGGCGGTGCCTTTGCCCATGTGGTGGGCACCCTGGAGTTGCTGGAACCTGAAGAACGGGCCTTGATTCGCGGGATTGTGATTAATAAATTTCGCGGCCAGCGATCGCTGCTTCAATCTGGCATCGACTGGCTGCAAGAGCGGACGGGGATTCCCGTCTTGGGGGTGATTCCCTGGTTAGATCAGGCGTTTCCCGCAGAAGATTCCCTTGATTTATTCGATCGTCGCCCGTCCAGTCAGCAACGGGATCTGACCATTACGGTGCTGCGGTTACCCCGGATCTCTAATTTCACCGATTTTGATCCCCTGGAGTCTGAATCCTCGGTGACCTTGCGATACATCCACCCCAAGGAGTCATTGGGACACCCAGATGCCTTGATTATTCCGGGTTCTAAGACGACGATCTCGGATCTGCTGGTCTTGCAAAAAAACAGGGATTGCCGAAGAGATTCGCAATTACGTCGCCGCTGGCGGCACTGTGTTAGGCATCTGTGGGGGCTACCAGATGATGGGTAAGCAACTGGCTGATCCCGAAGGAATTGAGGGTCAAGGGGGACGGTATCGGGGGCTGGAACTGCTGCCCATTCGCACCGTGATTACGGGGCCGAAAATTGCTCGCCAGCGCCAGGTGACTTCCAACTTCCCCTTGGAGGGGTTGCCCATTGCCGGCTATGAAATTCATCAAGGACGCACCCACCTGATGGAGCCAGAGCGAGAGGAGATTCACCACCTCTACCGCCCGTTGTTTGATGACACGACCCTGGGGATGGTTGATGCCAATCAATCGGTTTGGGGCACCTATCTCCACGGCATTTTTGACAATGGCCCTTGGCGACGTGCCTGGTTGAATCGCCTGCGTCAGCAGCGAGGTCTTCAGTCCCTTGCCACCGGGATTGCCAATTATCGTGAAGAGCGCGAGGTGATGCTGGACGGCATTGCAGATGAGATCGCAGCGCATCTTGATCTGACTTCACTGTTGTTCTAAGGTGCTGACTGCCATGACGGTTCAGATCCACTTTCTCCCCGATCAGGTAACAATCACCGCCACCCCCGGCGAACCCTTCCTCCAGGTAGCGGCTCGGGCTGGCATTACCATCCCCACGGGTTGCTTAATGGGTTCCTGCCATGCCTGTGAGATCGATATTGAGGGGGGGGTATGCCATCTGTGCCTGTATTACCGCCGTTCCCGGCGATCGCCCCCATTTGACCGTCCATCTCTACAGCGACCCCACCTGGTAACCTGAGACCGGGGAAGCTGCAATCTCAGTGGACTCAGAGGCGGCTATACCAGCGCAGCAACACACTGGCAAGCTTGCGGGGATTGTGACCGACCCGTCCCAGTTTGGCATCTTCCTCCATCACATTGGCGAGGAGTACCTGACAGTTGAGGCGCTTGACAGCGTCCCGATCCAACAGCACGGGCTGGGAATTAATTTGGGCATAGCGTTGCACAACGGAAGCAGAAGGTGGTTTCTTTTGCACCAGCACCGCATCAAAGCAGGGCTGACCGCAGATGTCAAAGATCGCTTGCAGGTGATCAGCAACGGAATACTCCTGGGTTTCCCCCACCTGGGTCATGATATTACAGACATAGATACAGGGTGCCTGGGAGTTGACAATCGCCGCCCGAATTTCTGGCACCAAGAGGTTGGGAATGACGCTGGTATAGAGACTCCCAGGGCCAACGATGATGTAATCAGCCTCTTGAATCGCCTGGAGTGCCTTGGGGAGAGCGGGGGGTTGGGGGCAGGCAGCCAATTTGTTGGATACTGCCCTTGGCCGCCGTAATATTGGACTCTCCTTCAATGTAGCGACCATCGGCCAACGCCGCCCAGAGACGGACATCGCTGAGGGTGGCGGGGAGTACCCGTCCCCGGACAGCTAGAACTGTGGAGCTGGCAGCGATCGCCTGCTCTAGATCTCCGGTAATCTCACTCAAGGCCGTGAGGAAGAGATTACCAAAACTGTGACCCACCAGCCCATCCCCGGCTTCAAACCGATATTGAAACAGTTCCGTAATCAGTTTTTCCTCATCCGCTAGGGCTGCCAGACAGTTGCGAATATCGCCGGGGGGTAAGACGCCAATTTCCCGTCGTAACCGCCCCGATGAGCCGCCATCATCGGCAACGGTGACAATGGCTGTAATATTGGCACTGTATTCCTTCAGGCCCCGCAACAGCGTTGACAGTCCCGTACCGCCGCCAATCGCCACAATTTTCGGCCCGCGATGCAGGCGGCGATGGGTCAACAGCATATCTATCAGTTCCTCATCCCCCTCCGGCATCAACACCTGGGTGATGGAACCCAGGGTGCGAGTCTGTCCCCAGAGAATCAGCAACATCCCCAAGGCGATCACCAGCGGCCCACTGATAAAGCTGGGAATCACTGCGGTGATCGTTTCGAGAATTGCCCCAAACCACTGGGTGAGGTAGAAAATGGGGGTCAGCTTAATCCAGATTGCCAGCCCTAAACTGGTCAGAAACACGCCAGCTAAACTGATCAGCAGCCAGCGTTTGACCAAAATCCCCGGCACCAACCACTTAAAAACCTGCAAATGCTTCCGATCCGACCGTTGGGGAGGCGATCGCTGGGGCCGACGCAAACCCTGACTCGGAGATAACTCTGGTCTAAAAATCCGTAGGAGATGCTTGATAAAAGCAGTGGCCATTGCTCGACGAGGACAGAAATCGGACGGGCTTTACCCAGACCCTCAGGGGTTAAAGCATACAGGCTCAGTATAACGACCAAAAACTCGGCGAGTCATCCGCTACGGTCGCTGGGATGCTAATGTTGTGAATCAATCCTAGGTCTTGCCCGCATCAGTCTTAGTGTCACTTGCCAATGACAGCGCCACTGATTGAATTAAAAGCAGTCTCGAAACGCTTCGGCTCCAGCGTGGTGTTAGATGAGGTGAATCTGACGATCTTCGCCGGTGAGGCTCTGGCAATTATTGGGCCTTCGGGAACCGGTAAATCCACCATTCTCCGCACCATTGCTGGATTATTGGCTCCCGACAGTGGCGAAGTCTATATCAAGGGGCAACTCCGACTAGGGGGCGTGGAGGAGCGAGCTAACCCCATTGGTATTGGGTTGGTTTTCCAGCAGGCGGCGCTGTTTGATTCCTTGACGGTGGATGAGAATGTTGGATTCTCCCTCTACCAGCACTCGAATCTCCCCCGCCACCGGATTCAGGAACTCGTCCGCGAAAAGCTGGAAATGGTGGGACTGGGAGACATTGGCGATCGCTACCCCGCAGAACTGTCAGGCGGGATGCGGAAACGAGTCAGCTTTGCCCGGGCGATTATGGAAGACCCGGATAACGCGGAAGATAACCCAGAAGTGCTGTTGTATGACGAACCGACAGCAGGACTCG
Above is a window of Neosynechococcus sphagnicola sy1 DNA encoding:
- a CDS encoding DUF1997 domain-containing protein, which translates into the protein MHIQFVASQSIEIAVPEEPVPIQHYLRQPQRLVQALVDPTRLESLGSDCFRLKMRPLSFLMLSIQPTVDMQVWATSDGVIHLRSIASEIRGVAYINQRFALNLVGQLAATQVQGQTCLQGQADLTVHVELPTPLDLTPKPLLDATGNGLLKSVLLTIKQRLMHQLPLDYRRWADSPTEVALTAPVVPIIG
- the cobQ gene encoding cobyric acid synthase CobQ, yielding MSEDERTKVKALMVVGTTSHAGKSLLTAALCRILCRRGWRVTPFKGQNMALNSYVTASGGEIGYAQAVQAWAAGVAPLVEMNPILLKPQGDMTSQVILKGRVVGRVGAAEYYEQYFDQGWQAITESLQRLAEEFDLVVCEGAGSPAEVNLKHRDLTNMRVALHLHAATLLVVDIDRGGAFAHVVGTLELLEPEERALIRGIVINKFRGQRSLLQSGIDWLQERTGIPVLGVIPWLDQAFPAEDSLDLFDRRPSSQQRDLTITVLRLPRISNFTDFDPLESESSVTLRYIHPKESLGHPDALIIPGSKTTISDLLVLQKNRDCRRDSQLRRRWRHCVRHLWGLPDDG
- a CDS encoding ABC transporter ATP-binding protein gives rise to the protein MTAPLIELKAVSKRFGSSVVLDEVNLTIFAGEALAIIGPSGTGKSTILRTIAGLLAPDSGEVYIKGQLRLGGVEERANPIGIGLVFQQAALFDSLTVDENVGFSLYQHSNLPRHRIQELVREKLEMVGLGDIGDRYPAELSGGMRKRVSFARAIMEDPDNAEDNPEVLLYDEPTAGLDPIASTVMEDLIRHLQRVAGVCNTYVVVTHQESTIRRTADRVVLLYQGKVQWQGKLAEIDTTDNPMVRQFFSGNVEGPIPVIG
- a CDS encoding 2Fe-2S iron-sulfur cluster-binding protein, with the translated sequence MTVQIHFLPDQVTITATPGEPFLQVAARAGITIPTGCLMGSCHACEIDIEGGVCHLCLYYRRSRRSPPFDRPSLQRPHLVT
- a CDS encoding phosphoribosyltransferase; translation: MPSSPQLPIERFRNRQDAGTRLATAIGTALAQRLLPPRPIVLYALPRGGILVAEPIAKKLRCPLVVMVAKKISLAENPELAVGALTADGAVLWSEEAPENPWEQPLWNQAYLQAQEKAQLQASRFAPYCPHLSATGAIALVIDDGIATGMTMAAAIQSLRTQSPAEIWVCVPVAPRVLMPQLQQWVDRVITLWTPQPFWSVGRFYVDFPQITTAAAIACLQGLNQPYLPEGAYPPPRT
- the pheA gene encoding prephenate dehydratase; translated protein: MNPTMVKDRSVSIAHLGPAGTHAEAAALAFAHWLQQQTHQLSNLHPYVSIAQTLRAVAQQQVDLAVVPVENSLEGSVTMTLDSLWQLQTLQIQFALVLPITHALLSGADRLTAIQTVYSHPQALAQCQGWLDTHLPTAQLVPTNSTTEPLQWLKADATLAAISSQRAAQLYDLPILACPINDNPDNCTRFWVMGNHPTPLEPEAVIGQRYTSLAFSLPANQPGALVKALQIFAQLGINLSRIESRPTKRSLGEYVVFY
- a CDS encoding 1-acyl-sn-glycerol-3-phosphate acyltransferase, translating into MTQVQPPLEFIPPRFNPGVLRLMQWLLPALIRTQTGIEQIQGRNVEQLVDLYQQFQTGKVRLIMAFRHPSTYDPFCLAYLLAHLVPQGARKQHVPLRSPIHAHFLYDRGIPLWAGEWAGWLYSRLGGISIQRGKIDRQGLRTARELFVNGTLPLIAAPEGATNGHGEIISPLEPGIAQLGFWCVEDLVKAGRSESVVILPIGIQYHYVDAPWEALDSLLQQLETVAGISSASGSGLLEVKLNHPDPSWTEREAGLYQRLLSLGEHILSLMEEFYTRFYHQTLIPPVAAEAPVLSGNEQFALRLQVLLDAALRVAEQYFGLMAKGSVIDRCRRLEQAGWDCIYREDIKQLENLSPLERGLADAIAAEASLRMWHMRLVESFVSVTGRYVREKPTIERFAETTLLMWDLVTRIQGKNPFARPSLGKQQVQITIGTPISVSDRWDTYQANRRSAKQSVTDLTQDLQTALESLIL